The Corynebacterium glaucum genome includes a region encoding these proteins:
- a CDS encoding Rv1476 family membrane protein: MSSAHISEGTDLADLVVQLREDGIAFGSDNPVNPALEADLQEALTDVGASGGSAADQVNIVVLEHTPQHVPQLRDLAQDLQIETGAETVLIRTPHAAVGVSDDLTRAEIEQGQRAMASQPDYADGVRAFFAEADGLSVPWMGVAVAAFLVVVLVVTATVFGARSSATTDTV; this comes from the coding sequence ATGTCATCCGCCCACATCTCTGAAGGCACCGATCTCGCTGACCTTGTTGTGCAGCTCCGCGAAGACGGCATCGCGTTTGGCTCCGATAACCCAGTGAATCCCGCGCTGGAAGCGGACCTGCAGGAGGCGCTTACCGACGTTGGTGCTTCCGGTGGGTCAGCTGCCGATCAAGTGAATATTGTCGTGCTTGAGCACACACCCCAGCACGTGCCGCAGCTTCGAGATCTCGCGCAGGATCTTCAGATCGAAACAGGGGCTGAGACTGTACTTATCCGGACTCCCCACGCGGCGGTAGGCGTAAGCGACGATTTGACTCGTGCCGAAATAGAGCAGGGGCAGCGCGCGATGGCGAGCCAACCCGATTATGCGGATGGGGTTCGCGCATTCTTTGCGGAAGCGGACGGGCTGTCAGTGCCGTGGATGGGCGTTGCGGTAGCCGCTTTTCTCGTGGTGGTTCTGGTTGTTACGGCAACCGTGTTTGGCGCCCGATCGTCGGCGACAACCGACACGGTGTAG
- the acnA gene encoding aconitate hydratase AcnA, with protein MAESKNSFNAKKTLEVGDKSYDYFALDAVEGMEKLPYSLKVLGENLLRTEDGKNVTEDHINAIANWDPSAEPSIEIQFTPARVLMQDFTGVPCVVDLATMREAVSALGGSPEQVNPLNPAEMVIDHSVIIEAFGSSDALDKNVEIEYERNEERYQFLRWGAENFSNFRVVPPGTGIVHQVNIEYLSRVVFDNEGVAYPDTCIGTDSHTTMQNGLGILGWGVGGIEAEAAMLGQPVSMLIPRVVGFKLTGEIPAGVTATDVVLTITEMLREHGVVQKFVEFYGNGVKQIPLANRATIGNMSPEFGSTCAIFPIDEETINYLHLTGRSQEDIDRVEAYAKAQGMWLEQDAAEAEYSEYLELDLSTVVPSIAGPKRPQDRILLSDSKQTFRNQLPEYNTAGDETFEPVRAEKVETVSYNESWPGNGESAAEGAEGRASKPVIVESPQGGEYTLDHGAVAIAAITSCTNTSNPSVMVGAALLARKAAEKGLKAKPWVKTIMAPGSQVVDGYYERADLWKDLEAVGFYLSGFGCASCIGNSGPLPNEISEAINEYDLTATAVLSGNRNFEGRISPDVKMNYLASPLLVIAYSIVGTMDFDFETQPLGQDQDGNDVFLRDVWPSTEEIESTIASTISREMYEADYADVFKGDEQWQGLDVPEDETFQWNEDSTYIRKAPYFDGMPEEPEDVTDIEGARVLAKLGDSVTTDHISPASSIKPGTPAADYLDSHGVQRQDYNSFGSRRGNHEVMVRGTFANIRLRNELVDEQGGYTRDFTKEDAPQDFIYNAAMNYEKEGIPLVVLAGKEYGTGSSRDWAAKGTNLLGVRAVIAESFERIHRSNLIGMGVLPLQFPEGESHGSLGLDGTETFTISGITAFNEGDEIPKTVHVKAEKDGADAIEFDAVVRVDTPGEAEYYRHGGILQYVLRQMVKS; from the coding sequence GTGGCTGAAAGCAAGAACTCCTTCAACGCAAAGAAGACGCTCGAGGTCGGCGATAAGTCTTATGACTACTTCGCACTCGACGCTGTCGAAGGCATGGAGAAGCTTCCCTACTCCCTGAAGGTGCTTGGCGAGAACCTGCTGCGCACCGAGGACGGCAAGAACGTCACCGAAGACCACATCAACGCGATCGCAAACTGGGATCCCTCGGCTGAGCCGTCGATCGAGATCCAGTTCACCCCGGCCCGCGTGCTGATGCAGGACTTCACCGGCGTTCCGTGTGTGGTTGACCTGGCCACCATGCGTGAGGCAGTGAGCGCTCTCGGCGGCTCCCCGGAGCAGGTCAACCCGCTGAACCCGGCAGAGATGGTCATCGACCACTCCGTGATCATCGAGGCATTCGGCTCCTCCGACGCTTTGGATAAGAACGTTGAGATCGAGTACGAGCGCAACGAGGAGCGCTACCAGTTCCTGCGCTGGGGTGCAGAGAACTTCTCCAACTTCCGCGTTGTGCCGCCGGGAACCGGCATCGTCCACCAGGTCAACATCGAATACCTCTCCCGCGTCGTGTTCGACAACGAGGGCGTTGCATACCCGGACACCTGCATCGGCACGGACTCCCACACCACCATGCAAAACGGCCTGGGCATCCTGGGCTGGGGCGTGGGCGGCATTGAGGCTGAGGCCGCGATGCTGGGCCAGCCGGTCTCCATGCTCATCCCGCGCGTGGTTGGCTTCAAGCTCACCGGCGAGATCCCTGCCGGCGTGACCGCGACCGACGTCGTGCTCACCATCACTGAGATGCTGCGCGAGCACGGTGTGGTGCAGAAGTTCGTCGAGTTCTACGGCAACGGCGTCAAGCAGATCCCGCTGGCAAACCGTGCCACCATCGGCAACATGAGCCCGGAGTTCGGCTCCACCTGTGCGATCTTCCCGATCGACGAGGAGACCATTAACTACCTCCACCTCACCGGCCGCTCTCAGGAGGACATCGACCGCGTCGAGGCGTACGCCAAGGCGCAGGGCATGTGGCTGGAGCAGGACGCTGCCGAGGCCGAGTACTCCGAGTACCTCGAGCTGGACCTGTCCACCGTCGTGCCATCCATCGCTGGCCCGAAGCGCCCGCAGGACCGCATCCTGCTCTCCGATTCCAAGCAGACCTTCCGCAACCAGCTGCCGGAATACAACACCGCAGGCGACGAGACCTTCGAGCCGGTGCGCGCTGAGAAGGTTGAGACCGTTTCCTACAACGAGTCCTGGCCGGGTAACGGCGAGTCCGCCGCCGAGGGCGCTGAGGGCCGCGCGTCCAAGCCGGTGATCGTAGAGTCCCCGCAGGGTGGCGAGTACACCCTCGACCACGGTGCTGTTGCGATTGCCGCCATCACCTCCTGCACCAACACCTCCAACCCGTCCGTGATGGTCGGTGCGGCGCTGCTGGCACGCAAGGCTGCCGAGAAGGGCCTGAAGGCCAAGCCGTGGGTCAAGACCATCATGGCCCCTGGTTCCCAGGTCGTGGACGGCTACTACGAGCGCGCCGACCTGTGGAAGGACCTGGAGGCCGTCGGTTTCTACCTTTCCGGCTTCGGTTGCGCATCCTGCATCGGTAACTCCGGCCCGCTGCCGAACGAGATCTCCGAGGCGATCAACGAGTACGACCTGACCGCCACCGCAGTGCTCTCCGGCAACCGGAACTTCGAAGGCCGCATCTCCCCCGACGTGAAGATGAACTACCTCGCGTCGCCACTGCTGGTCATCGCTTACTCCATCGTCGGCACCATGGACTTCGACTTCGAGACCCAGCCGCTGGGCCAGGACCAGGACGGCAACGACGTCTTCCTGCGCGACGTATGGCCGTCTACCGAGGAGATCGAGTCCACTATCGCCTCCACCATCTCCCGCGAGATGTACGAGGCTGACTACGCCGACGTGTTCAAGGGCGACGAGCAGTGGCAGGGTCTCGACGTCCCGGAGGACGAGACCTTCCAGTGGAACGAGGACTCCACCTACATCCGCAAGGCACCGTACTTCGACGGCATGCCGGAGGAGCCGGAAGATGTCACCGACATCGAGGGCGCTCGCGTGCTGGCCAAGCTGGGCGACTCGGTGACCACCGACCACATCTCCCCCGCTTCCTCGATTAAGCCGGGCACCCCGGCTGCGGACTACCTCGACTCCCACGGGGTCCAGCGCCAGGACTACAACTCCTTCGGCTCCCGCCGCGGTAACCACGAGGTCATGGTTCGCGGCACCTTCGCCAACATCCGCCTACGCAACGAGCTGGTGGATGAGCAGGGCGGCTACACCCGCGACTTCACCAAGGAAGACGCGCCGCAAGACTTCATCTACAACGCCGCGATGAACTACGAGAAGGAAGGCATCCCGCTCGTCGTGCTCGCAGGCAAGGAGTACGGCACCGGTTCCTCCCGTGACTGGGCCGCGAAGGGCACCAACCTGCTCGGCGTGCGTGCCGTCATCGCAGAGTCCTTCGAGCGCATCCACCGCTCCAACCTAATCGGTATGGGCGTGCTGCCGCTGCAGTTCCCGGAGGGTGAGTCCCACGGCTCGCTTGGCCTGGACGGCACCGAGACCTTCACCATCTCCGGCATCACCGCCTTCAACGAGGGAGACGAGATCCCGAAGACGGTCCACGTGAAGGCCGAAAAGGACGGCGCTGACGCGATCGAGTTCGACGCTGTGGTGCGCGTGGATACGCCGGGTGAGGCGGAGTACTACCGCCACGGCGGCATTTTGCAGTACGTGCTGCGCCAGATGGTCAAGAGCTAA
- a CDS encoding NAD(P)H-binding protein — translation MSEIDSETMSDSAYVLVLGAGGNVSKHTVPKLVDEGHHVAALVRNPDHAADLKEAGATVIVQDLTELDVEAWARLLTPFDIVVWSAGAGGGSPEKTFAVDRDAALTMIDALEQLEDFAPFLINVSYAGAQDATTDDDGSSWYAYVESKKAVDRRLLDSQLSHQILGPTLLTDGPSNGIAVLTSARAEGSETSRELVADVIVEAVNRGEAFADNPLEFEDGDATVAELD, via the coding sequence ATGTCTGAGATCGACTCTGAAACCATGTCCGACTCCGCCTACGTCCTCGTTCTCGGCGCCGGCGGCAATGTCTCCAAGCACACCGTCCCGAAGCTTGTCGACGAGGGCCACCACGTCGCGGCGCTCGTCCGCAACCCGGATCACGCTGCAGATCTCAAGGAAGCTGGTGCAACCGTGATCGTCCAGGATCTCACTGAGCTCGACGTTGAGGCATGGGCGCGTCTGCTCACCCCGTTCGACATTGTGGTGTGGTCCGCCGGCGCCGGCGGCGGCAGCCCGGAAAAGACTTTCGCCGTCGACCGCGACGCGGCGCTGACCATGATTGACGCGCTTGAGCAGCTCGAAGATTTCGCGCCGTTCCTTATCAACGTCTCCTACGCTGGCGCGCAGGATGCCACCACCGATGACGATGGCTCATCTTGGTACGCGTATGTCGAAAGCAAGAAGGCAGTCGATCGCCGTCTGCTCGACTCGCAGCTCTCGCACCAAATCTTGGGGCCCACACTGCTTACCGACGGCCCGTCGAACGGCATCGCTGTCCTCACCAGCGCGAGGGCGGAGGGCTCCGAAACCTCGCGCGAGCTCGTCGCCGACGTGATCGTCGAGGCGGTCAACCGCGGTGAGGCGTTCGCCGACAATCCCCTCGAGTTCGAAGACGGCGACGCCACAGTCGCCGAACTCGATTAA
- a CDS encoding PFL family protein, protein MAIDLDFKSHRILDVIHMIEDYRLDIRTVTMGISLIGCSRPTMEATAQAVYDRVTERAAQLVPVCEGIERELGIPIVNKRISVSPISLVAAGVEGNPVEIARALDRAAAQLGVNFVGGYSALVEKGATEADSRLIRSIPEALASTSNVCGSVNVATSRAGINMDAVAEMGRVIKEAAELTADESSIACAKLVVFANAVGDNPFMAGAFHGIEEPDTVVSVGVSGPGVVDHAIGSLEGASLNEVAEEIKKAAFKITRAGQLVGNMASERLGVPFGIVDLSLAPTAEMGDSVAHILEHMGLDQVGTHGTTAALALLNDAVKKGGMMACSRVGGLSGSFIPVSEDQGMIDAVRAGSITMDKLEAMTSICSVGFDMIAIPGDTSAELIAGMIADEAAIGVMNHKTTAARLIPVPGTKPGDEVNFGGLLGYAPVIPVSAVGNDAFIRRGGFIPAPVHGFRN, encoded by the coding sequence ATGGCGATTGATCTGGATTTCAAGTCGCACCGCATCCTCGATGTCATTCACATGATCGAGGACTACCGCCTGGATATCCGTACCGTCACTATGGGTATCTCGCTGATCGGCTGCTCGCGTCCCACAATGGAGGCGACCGCGCAGGCGGTGTACGACCGAGTGACCGAGCGCGCCGCGCAGCTCGTGCCGGTGTGCGAGGGCATCGAGCGCGAGCTGGGCATCCCGATTGTGAACAAGCGCATCTCGGTCTCCCCCATCTCGCTCGTCGCCGCGGGTGTGGAGGGCAACCCGGTCGAGATTGCCCGCGCGTTGGACCGCGCCGCAGCCCAGCTTGGCGTCAACTTTGTGGGCGGCTACTCGGCCCTCGTTGAAAAAGGTGCAACGGAGGCGGATTCCCGGCTTATTCGGTCGATTCCGGAGGCGCTGGCGTCGACAAGCAATGTTTGTGGCTCCGTGAATGTGGCGACCTCCCGCGCGGGCATCAACATGGATGCGGTGGCTGAGATGGGCCGGGTGATCAAGGAGGCCGCCGAGCTGACTGCCGACGAGTCATCGATTGCCTGCGCGAAGCTGGTTGTGTTCGCGAACGCGGTGGGCGACAACCCATTCATGGCCGGCGCGTTCCACGGCATCGAGGAGCCGGACACCGTGGTGTCTGTCGGTGTGTCGGGGCCGGGCGTGGTGGATCACGCGATTGGTTCGCTCGAGGGCGCGTCGCTGAACGAGGTGGCCGAGGAGATTAAGAAGGCCGCGTTCAAGATCACGCGCGCCGGCCAGCTGGTGGGAAACATGGCTTCGGAGCGCCTCGGCGTGCCGTTTGGCATCGTGGACCTCTCCCTCGCGCCGACCGCTGAGATGGGCGACTCGGTTGCGCACATCCTCGAGCACATGGGGCTGGATCAGGTGGGCACGCACGGCACAACGGCCGCGCTTGCGCTGCTCAACGACGCGGTGAAAAAGGGCGGCATGATGGCCTGCTCGCGCGTGGGCGGGCTCTCCGGCTCCTTCATCCCGGTTTCGGAGGACCAGGGCATGATCGACGCAGTGCGCGCCGGGTCGATCACCATGGACAAGCTCGAGGCGATGACGTCGATCTGTTCGGTGGGCTTCGACATGATCGCGATCCCGGGTGACACCTCCGCCGAACTCATCGCGGGCATGATTGCCGACGAAGCCGCGATCGGCGTGATGAACCACAAGACCACCGCCGCGCGATTGATTCCCGTGCCGGGCACTAAGCCTGGCGACGAGGTCAACTTCGGCGGCTTGCTCGGCTACGCGCCGGTGATTCCGGTATCTGCGGTGGGCAACGATGCCTTCATCCGCCGCGGCGGCTTCATTCCCGCACCGGTGCACGGATTCCGGAACTAG
- a CDS encoding DIP1281 family NlpC/P60 protein — MVNLFRDARRPRLRFTAGAVACSTTIALSSLLFAPVASGDDATGAPSAAALVSAVAKAQADVDALQLDMGSLQEQVNRAFVDLRDAQARAEQARRGADAAEERLKAAQEAVDAARADLESFSRSQYRGSGSARISALAGDATQKDALDRAQFIRSGMAEKRAALETVERARTEAANEESTAREALKLAEAAAEAAGRAETEARSLLDSSSATLEERSTELAAAEAALAEAETSLAEVRPESVPQEETTEKEETTEEENAETAPVTVDPASVDQDVIEEVTNRVAELAPEAPLADENTVAEAVATAYAAKGATATDQPTGLDISEHVIAQAAGIVAATALVGASQLPHATFEDPYASPLSGAGSSNRGGSGATSSGVSENYSASEIVTAFAGGLQNGMGLASESPSDVVANVQAQLNASPSRADTPAASATTEAAEESTEVSEVSPSVESILPEVETAESKTEDVKEVVAKVASTANSAQVETVIARAEAMVGTPYVWGGGDANGPTTGVNGGSVKGFDCSGLVLYAFAAAGISLPHYTGYQYQRGTKIDPSQAQRGDLLFWGPGGNQHVAIYLGDGMMIEAPQSGQNVSIVPVRWSNMSEYAVRLL; from the coding sequence GTGGTCAACCTGTTTCGGGATGCGCGCCGCCCTCGGCTGCGCTTCACGGCCGGCGCCGTCGCCTGCTCGACAACTATTGCTCTGTCCTCGTTGCTGTTCGCGCCCGTCGCGAGCGGCGATGACGCAACCGGCGCTCCGTCTGCTGCCGCACTAGTGTCTGCCGTGGCCAAAGCTCAGGCCGATGTTGATGCCCTGCAGCTCGACATGGGTAGCCTCCAAGAGCAGGTCAATCGAGCATTCGTGGATCTGCGCGATGCTCAGGCGCGCGCGGAGCAAGCTCGCCGCGGGGCCGATGCAGCCGAAGAACGGCTGAAGGCCGCTCAAGAAGCGGTCGATGCTGCTCGTGCGGATCTCGAATCGTTCTCCCGCTCGCAGTACCGCGGGTCAGGGTCTGCGAGGATTTCTGCCCTTGCAGGTGACGCTACGCAAAAGGACGCGCTCGACCGCGCCCAGTTCATCCGCAGCGGGATGGCGGAGAAGCGCGCTGCCCTCGAAACAGTCGAGCGCGCCCGCACCGAAGCCGCCAATGAGGAATCAACTGCACGCGAGGCGCTGAAGCTCGCGGAGGCGGCTGCAGAAGCGGCAGGTCGTGCAGAGACTGAGGCACGTTCGCTGCTCGACAGCTCGTCGGCAACGCTCGAAGAGCGCTCTACTGAACTCGCGGCCGCCGAGGCCGCACTTGCGGAGGCAGAGACGAGCCTCGCAGAAGTGCGACCTGAGAGTGTTCCCCAGGAGGAGACCACCGAGAAAGAAGAGACCACCGAGGAGGAGAATGCCGAGACCGCTCCGGTGACGGTTGATCCAGCATCCGTTGATCAGGACGTCATCGAGGAAGTGACTAACCGGGTAGCGGAGCTGGCACCTGAGGCACCTCTCGCGGACGAGAACACGGTCGCGGAAGCGGTCGCCACTGCATATGCGGCAAAGGGTGCTACCGCCACCGACCAGCCCACCGGCCTCGACATCTCTGAGCATGTCATTGCTCAAGCTGCAGGTATTGTCGCCGCCACTGCGCTTGTCGGCGCGTCGCAGCTGCCGCACGCGACGTTTGAAGACCCGTATGCGAGTCCGCTGAGCGGCGCTGGCTCTTCGAACCGCGGAGGATCAGGTGCCACCTCAAGCGGTGTGTCGGAGAATTACAGTGCGAGTGAAATCGTCACCGCTTTCGCCGGCGGTCTCCAAAACGGCATGGGACTCGCGTCTGAATCGCCCTCCGACGTCGTGGCAAACGTCCAAGCACAGTTGAATGCATCACCATCGCGTGCTGATACCCCCGCTGCTTCTGCAACCACGGAGGCTGCAGAGGAATCAACCGAGGTCTCAGAAGTGTCTCCGTCGGTCGAGTCGATCCTGCCCGAGGTTGAAACTGCGGAATCGAAAACGGAGGACGTCAAAGAAGTGGTCGCTAAGGTTGCATCGACCGCTAATTCCGCTCAGGTCGAAACCGTCATCGCTCGCGCGGAAGCGATGGTCGGCACCCCCTACGTCTGGGGCGGTGGTGATGCCAACGGTCCAACCACTGGTGTTAACGGCGGTTCTGTGAAGGGCTTCGACTGTTCCGGCCTCGTGCTCTACGCTTTCGCCGCAGCCGGCATCTCGCTTCCGCACTACACCGGGTACCAGTACCAGCGCGGCACAAAGATCGACCCGAGCCAGGCGCAGCGTGGCGACCTGCTGTTCTGGGGCCCGGGTGGCAATCAGCACGTCGCCATCTACCTCGGCGACGGCATGATGATCGAGGCTCCGCAATCGGGCCAGAATGTCTCCATCGTTCCGGTGCGCTGGTCGAACATGTCGGAGTACGCGGTGCGTCTCCTCTAG
- a CDS encoding glutamine amidotransferase-related protein, whose translation MPKLLFLSLRNGEIGPDVARAEYHDALKAAGMDEVDMELRIIDSTDAAVGPLTGIDGVIVGGSSLNVTNAETEAGYDDYQRHVHALLGDLVETGLPVFFVCFGLSWLVHYCGGAVGRDRPEDSGPTDVRPTEAGRLDPLLAGAPEVFTALTGHTENPQGVPDGLELLAEGPDGLVQMVRCGKHVWATQFHAEMDADAMRTRMDFYHDYGYFPAEEYARIVADLPNHDVAYANGLIRAFAQYCDAKAR comes from the coding sequence ATGCCTAAGCTCCTCTTCTTGTCACTGCGAAACGGTGAGATCGGCCCCGACGTGGCCCGCGCCGAATACCACGACGCGCTCAAGGCAGCTGGGATGGATGAGGTCGACATGGAGCTTCGGATCATCGACTCGACCGATGCTGCGGTGGGGCCGCTGACCGGCATTGACGGGGTAATCGTTGGCGGAAGCTCGTTGAACGTGACGAACGCGGAGACTGAAGCGGGCTACGACGACTACCAACGCCACGTGCACGCACTGCTCGGGGATCTCGTGGAAACGGGCTTGCCGGTGTTCTTTGTGTGCTTCGGGCTGTCGTGGCTGGTGCACTACTGCGGTGGTGCCGTTGGCCGCGACCGCCCCGAGGATTCTGGGCCAACTGACGTGCGCCCGACGGAGGCAGGCCGGTTGGATCCACTGCTGGCTGGGGCACCAGAAGTGTTCACCGCTCTGACCGGGCACACTGAGAACCCGCAGGGTGTGCCGGATGGTCTGGAGTTGCTCGCCGAGGGTCCAGACGGACTAGTGCAGATGGTGCGCTGCGGCAAGCACGTTTGGGCAACACAGTTCCATGCCGAGATGGACGCGGACGCCATGCGCACCCGCATGGACTTTTACCACGACTACGGCTACTTCCCCGCCGAGGAATACGCGCGCATCGTCGCCGACCTGCCGAACCACGACGTAGCGTATGCAAACGGGCTCATCCGAGCCTTCGCGCAGTACTGCGACGCAAAGGCACGCTAG
- a CDS encoding TetR/AcrR family transcriptional regulator, translating into MPIISELELSRRRQSIIDAARACFARYGFEGATVARLEEATGKTRGAIFHHFDDKEALFLAIVSEDVKRQAEVVSQRGLVEVMRDMLHNPDEHDWMVTRAEIVRKLRTDPEFELRWREHQEVLDDAVLARLHANTQMRDDVPVEVVQTYLETVLEGFITKLAAGEEPERLEAMLDVVEQSVRG; encoded by the coding sequence ATGCCGATTATCAGTGAGCTTGAACTCTCCCGCCGCCGCCAGAGCATCATTGATGCTGCTCGCGCTTGCTTTGCGCGCTATGGCTTTGAGGGGGCGACCGTGGCACGGCTGGAGGAGGCAACCGGCAAGACGCGCGGGGCGATCTTCCACCACTTCGACGACAAGGAGGCGCTGTTCCTCGCCATCGTCAGCGAGGACGTGAAGCGCCAGGCGGAAGTCGTGAGCCAACGCGGCCTAGTCGAGGTGATGCGCGACATGCTGCACAACCCCGACGAGCACGACTGGATGGTCACCCGAGCCGAGATCGTGCGAAAGCTCCGCACCGATCCCGAGTTCGAGTTGCGCTGGAGGGAGCATCAAGAAGTGCTTGACGACGCAGTGTTAGCCCGACTTCACGCCAATACCCAAATGCGCGACGACGTTCCGGTTGAAGTGGTTCAGACCTACTTGGAGACGGTGCTCGAGGGCTTCATTACGAAGCTGGCGGCAGGTGAGGAGCCGGAACGCCTCGAGGCGATGCTTGATGTTGTAGAACAATCGGTTCGCGGCTGA
- a CDS encoding MerR family transcriptional regulator: MRISDVARAAGCSVRAIRHLHETGAVPEPARTSGNYRDYSAPDLVAVLRARALIDAGVAVADIHSPDAVERSISLIDARLALLSQQRTRLIALQKNPVGMPADVRERLLEVLGDSDYAQSEVDAFDLMAVAGVATPATWETLRANLGDDDCVVASRELADIWEELGRMRERDGRVQGAVDKLKALYPLTVMRGVAATLIPGDLTLEFGDLEVQGAQGVAVRALAGEFDA, encoded by the coding sequence ATGAGAATCTCCGACGTCGCGCGCGCCGCCGGCTGCTCCGTGCGCGCTATCCGCCACCTCCACGAGACCGGAGCCGTCCCCGAACCCGCCCGCACCAGCGGCAATTACCGCGACTATTCGGCCCCCGACCTGGTCGCGGTGCTCCGCGCTCGAGCACTCATCGATGCGGGGGTTGCGGTCGCAGACATCCACTCACCCGATGCGGTGGAGCGCTCCATTTCGCTTATCGACGCCCGGTTAGCACTGCTTTCCCAACAGCGAACGCGCCTCATCGCGTTGCAAAAGAACCCGGTCGGGATGCCCGCAGATGTGCGAGAACGCCTGCTTGAGGTGCTGGGTGACTCCGACTACGCACAGTCTGAAGTCGACGCGTTCGACTTGATGGCGGTGGCTGGTGTTGCTACTCCGGCAACGTGGGAGACGCTGCGTGCGAACCTCGGTGACGATGACTGCGTTGTGGCGTCGCGGGAGCTCGCGGATATCTGGGAAGAGCTGGGGCGGATGCGGGAGCGGGATGGGCGGGTTCAAGGGGCCGTCGATAAGCTCAAGGCCCTGTATCCGCTGACTGTGATGCGGGGTGTGGCTGCGACTTTGATCCCGGGTGACCTGACGCTGGAGTTCGGCGACCTGGAGGTTCAGGGGGCGCAGGGGGTTGCGGTACGAGCTTTGGCGGGTGAGTTCGATGCGTAG
- a CDS encoding ACT domain-containing protein, producing MHAIITTTGQDRVGIIAGVAHAAAERDLNIVDLSQTLMENYFTMIMRVEVPAGADMGELQDHLTAAGDKLGVVVRVQAEDLFTAMNEI from the coding sequence ATGCACGCAATCATCACCACCACTGGCCAAGACCGGGTAGGCATCATCGCCGGTGTGGCCCACGCGGCCGCCGAGCGAGACCTGAACATTGTTGACCTGTCGCAGACGCTGATGGAGAACTACTTCACCATGATCATGCGCGTCGAGGTGCCGGCTGGCGCCGACATGGGTGAGCTGCAAGACCACCTGACTGCGGCCGGCGACAAGCTCGGCGTGGTCGTGCGCGTTCAGGCAGAAGACCTCTTCACCGCAATGAATGAGATTTAA